One region of Armigeres subalbatus isolate Guangzhou_Male chromosome 3, GZ_Asu_2, whole genome shotgun sequence genomic DNA includes:
- the LOC134219304 gene encoding large ribosomal subunit protein uL22, translated as MGRYAKEPDNPAKSCKARGSNLRVHFKNTRETALAIKRMPLRRAQKFLKNVCEKKECVPFRRYNSGIGRCAQAKHWNTSIGRWPKKSAEFLLQLLKNAEANADYRGLDVDRLVVDHIQVNRAPCLRRRTYRAHGRINPYMSSPCHIELSLTEKEDVVSKTAENEPAKKKLSKKKLQRQKEKMMRNE; from the exons ATGGGTCGTTACGCCAAGGAGCCAGATAATCCCGCCAAGTCGTGCAAAGCTCGCGGATCGAACCTCCGGGTGCATTTCAAG AACACTCGCGAAACGGCGCTAGCCATCAAGCGTATGCCTCTCCGCCGTGCCCAGAAGTTCCTGAAGAACGTGTGCGAAAAAAAGGAGTGCGTCCCATTCCGTCGCTACAACAGTGGCATCGGCCGTTGCGCCCAGGCCAAGCACTGGAACACGTCCATTGGACGATGGCCAAAGAAGTCCGCCGAGTTCCTGTTGCAATTGCTGAAGAACGCCGAAGCCAATGCCGATTACCGGGGTCTGGATGTGGACCGACTGGTCGTTGACCACATTCAAGTCAACCGGGCGCCATGCCTGCGTCGCCGTACGTACCGTGCCCATGGTCGCATCAATCCGTACATGTCGTCGCCCTGTCACATCGAGCTGTCGCTCACCGAGAAGGAAGACGTTGTGAGCAAGACCGCCGAGAACGAACCTGCGAAGAAAAAGCTCTCCAAGAAGAAGCTCCAGCGACAGAAGGAGAAGATGATGCGTAACGAGTAA